Genomic window (Ureibacillus composti):
AGCACACAAGCCGCAAAGCCACGTTGTACGTGTCTTTACGACTTGTCTTTGTGCTTTGTATAAGGTCCGCTCACATAAAATTTGTCCTTCTATACTTTCCGGAAACTGGCGCGGCTTACAGTGGTAGGCCGCGGTTTTTCGGAGAATGGCTAACATTTATTGCTCTTAAACTATAAAGTATCAATATCTTATTATAGATAATAGTGGCTTTTCTTGAAAATTCTACCTATGTCCCGGCCTCAGGAAACTAATTTTAAATTGAATCAAATGATTGCATAAATGTCAGTGGTGGAATGGATGATGCATCTACGCGCAAATCTAATAACACGCTTCCTTTATGTTGAAAAGCTTCTCTAAGTGAACTTTCAACATCACTTATATGATCGATTACAATTCCCTTCATTTCACAAGCTTCGGCAATCTTAACATAATCAATTTTTTTAATGTCTATGGCTGAAGTATGTTTTCCCCATTTCGAAAGCTCCGCATGTTTTTGGTATCCGAGTATTCCATTATTAATCACACCGATTATCACATCAATGCCTTCTCGCATACACGTTTCTAACTCACTCCAAACATGTGCAAAACCACCGTCTCCACAAAGACAGAATACTTTTTTCTCCGGCTCGGCGACTTTTGCCCCCATCGCCATTGGTAATCCCCAGCCTAGACCTGCGATTCCTCTAGGAAATACGAATTTCCGCTTACCTGAGGCATCAATAAAATTCGAAATCCAAATGGAAGAATAGCTAGCATCTGCCACTACAATATGATCTTCCTCCAATTGTTTATTGAGCTCGACAAGTATGTGTTCGATGTGTAAGACTTCGTTTTTCTTTTCTAAATAAGATGCCACTTCTTGTGAGTACTGTTGACGTGATTGCACTATGACTTTTTTTACCTCTTCTCTTGAACACCGCCTAACCTCTTGTTCCTCTAGAAGTTCATATAATTTTTCCAACGACATTTTAGCATCGCCTGCTAAACGAAGCGAAGGGTAATTTCGCCCAATCTCAGATGGAGAAATGTCGAGATGAATGTAAGTCGCCTCCTCTGGTAACAGCGTCCAACTATCGGTACCATTTTGATTTGTACGATTACCAATTAATAAAATGACATCCGCTTGTTTTACGTATTCTCTTAAATACTTCGTACGACTACGATTCCCCATATAGTAACCGATTGGACCAAAAGTTAACGGATGATTCTCATCTACTGCACCTTTTCCCATTGTTGTTGTGGCAACAGGAAGGTTAAATTCCTCTTGTATTTTTCGTAAAATATTTTGAGCGCCTGAGGTATTCACCCCTCCACCTGCGTAAATCAATGGTCTTTTAGCTTTACTGATTAAATCTGCAGCTTTTTGCAATTCATCTAAATTGGCACAAGGTCGATCTAATGGATAATGAGAAAAACTTATTTCAGAAGTCGTGTTTGCTTTGCTTTTTTTTGTTGAATACATAATGTCCTTCGGGAAGAGTAAAACAACAGGCCCTGGTCTTCCACTTGATGCTTCAATAAATGCACGATCAATTAAGGCTTCTATGCGATCAGGATGGCTTACTCTTTTCACCCACTTCGCTACCCCTTTAAACAATTCAAAATGATCCAACTCTTGGAACGCATTCCGGTCTTCATCACATAATGGGACATCATCGACTATCGCAACGATTGCATGGGAGGATTTATATGCCTCCGCCAATCCAGGAACAAGCAAAGCGGCAGCTGGACCATTTTGTGCTCCAACAACTGGAATCTTGCCACTAACCATTCCATACCCTTGCGCCATATAGGAACCTGCATTTTCTTGTCTAAATCCAATTTGTCTAATCCCTAATTCTTCACAAGCTAGCATAATGGTTTGTGGGTTACTTTGACCAAATATTTCTCGCACCCCATTTTTATATAAAGCACGAGCGGCTCTTTCGGCATTCGTGTATTGATTCTCTAAGTCTAACGTCATTCACTACACTCCTTTACAAATTACTCCTAAAAAAAGTTCGAACTCTCGAATTGAAAGTCGAACTTTAATTTTTTGATTAAATGCCTTTATACTTAGGTTTTCTTTTTTCAAAGAAGGCTTGAATTCCTTCTCGATTGTCTTCTGTTTGAAGTAATAAGGATTGAATGACATTTTCTTGCATCAAACTTGTTTCATTCGAATATTCATTGGCATGTTCCACTAAATATTTTACAAATTTGTTTGCAAGCGGTGGCGCAGCGACAATAAATTGTGCATATTCAGCCGCATCCGCAACGACATCACCTGTAGCTACTTTGTTCACCAATCCATGTGTCGAAGCTTCCTCCACTGACACTGGACGTCCTGAGACGATCCATTCTTTCGCTATTGCAGAAGGAACACGACCATTCAGACTTCGGATCAATCCGAGGTCTGGAATTAACCCGACATTTGTAAAGCTTGAAATGAATCGGGTTTCAGGATGTGCCACTACGAAGTCACATGCTAGTGCTAAACTAAATCCGGCACCAGCTGCAAATCCATGAACCGCTGCAACGACTAATTTATCTAAGTTTTTAATGGTATTTGTAATTTCGGCTGCACCTTGCATGTAGTTTAATAAGTCAGCTGTATTTTCTAACGCTTGTAATGTATCAATATCGCCACCTGCAGAAAACGCTTTGCCTTCCCCATATAAAATGATGGCGCGAACTTCTGGATTTTTTTCTGCCTCACGTAATGCCCCTAACAATTCCTCCACAAGTTCTGTTGCTAAAGAGTTTCGTTTATTTGGACGGTTCATCCCGATATAAGCAATTTGATTTTCAACTTTTACATTTACATTGTTTCCCATGATCATAATCCCCTTTCTATATTAAACCTATCAATCTACTAACTTAATTCATATAAATTCCACCATTTACATCAATCGTTGCGCCTGTAATGTAATTAGCCCCTTCTGAACAAAGGAACAAAACGGCAGCTGAAACATCTTGCGGCGTACCACTTTTCCCTAATGGTACTTGGCGTAAAAAATTCTCTGCTACTTGCTCTGTTGCCATTTCTGCCATTTTAGATTCAATGCGGCCAGGCGCTACATTGTTTACCGTAATTCCATATTTTCCGTATTCCGAAGCGACAGTCCTTGAAAAACCTATTAGTGCACTTTTCGTTGCCGCATAATGAGAGCCTGCAATTTTACTGGCTTGTCGACCTGCAACTGAGCTTATATTGATAATTCGACCCCAACCTTTTTCCATCATGATTGGCAATACACCTTTAGTGAAAAGAAACGGTGCTGTGAGATTCACTTTTAATACCTGTTCCCACTCATTGATTGGAATTGTATGTGTTTCCCGTCGAACCCCATCTACCTTAGGCGAAATTCCTGCGTTATTGATTAAAATATCAACCTTTATATTTAATTCTCGGAGTTGATCTAGAAATGACATCACAGCAAAGTCATCTGTCACATCTAATACATAGGATTGAACGTTTCGTTTTAAATTTGTTAATAGTTGAACGGCTTTTGACAGTTCACTTTCTTCTTTATCTATTAAAAGTACGGTTGCACCTTCCTCAGATAGTTTTGATGCGATGTCAAAACCAATTCCCCGCGCAGCACCTGTCACGATGGCCACTTTGTCGGTTAACTGCATGTTTCACCACTCCAATTGTGCTATAAAATTGTCCGTCCACCATCTACATAAATAATTTGACCTGTAATAAAATCTGATAACTTCGAGCCTAAGAACAATGCAGTCCCTTGAATGTCGTCCGCCTGTCCTATTTTCCCAAGAGGTGTAGATTCAATTACCGTTTCATAAACTGCAGGATTCACAAAGCGCTCTTTCACCGGACCAGTCTCAAAGTAGCCAGGTCCTATTGCATTGACATTGACGTTATATTGCGAAAATTCTTCTGCTAACGCTTTTGTCATCATATTAATGGCACCTTTATTCATGTTATAAATCGGATTTGCAAGACCTTTTCTAATAAGTTTCCCAGCTGCAGATGTTATATTGATAATTTTCCCTGACTGTTGTTGGACCATTTGGGCACCAAAGGTTTGGGCTACAAAAAATGCTCCCTTTACATTGACTGCATTCATTTGGTCAAAAAAGCTCTCATCCACTTCAAGAGCTTTTCGTTTCCACACTAGACCAGCATTATTGACAAGTACATCCACGCGTGAAAATTCATCGATGACAAATTGTAACGTGTCTTTAATTTCTGATAAACTCGTCACGTCCATTTGACGCGCAATCACTTTGCCTCGACACTCTTGTAATCCACCTGCAACGTCCATACATTCATCAAGATTAATACCAGTTATTACCGTGTGGGCACCAGCTTTGGCAAACCCTTCTGCGATCCATCTACCCAGCCCTGTACCCGCACCTGTAACAACGACCACTTTGCCTACAAACTCATCATTCAAATATACACACCTACTTCAAGGATTTTTATCGAGGCATTTCTAAAATACGTTCGGCAATAATATTTTTTTGAATTTCGGAAGTTCCAGCGTAAATCGTTTCTGCACGTGAATGTAGGAAGATATTTTGGAATTTCCCGTCAAGTAGTCCATCTTCTTCCCAGAAAATACTTAAGTCACGTTGGATTTCCATTGCTAAGTCACCAAATCTTTTATGGTACTCACTCCAATAAAGCTTTTGGACTGAGGATTCAAACGTAATTTTTTGATTATTCATCAATTTATTAACGACCTCATAGCCCATATATTTCATCACTTCAAGTTCACTAAATGCCTTCGCTATTTTTTGTTGGAAATACGGATTATCTGTTATTGAATTACCATTTTCATCCTTAATCGTTGTTGCTAATTTCACGAGATCCACTAATTCTTTATGGAACTTTGCTTGTTTTCCTAATGGATTTGTTCCGCGTTCAAAGGATAGTGCTCTCATGGCTACGTTCCAACCATCGTTCACTTCCCCAAGTACTAGGTGTTGATCTAGTTCTACGTCGTCGAAGAAAATTTCGGAGAATTCCTTCTCATTATTCATTTGAACTAGTGGTTTTACCGTAACCCCTTTTAAATTCATTGGTACAAGGAAAAACGTAATGCCTTTATGTTTTTTTGCTTGATTGTCAGTTCTAGCTAGTAAAATACAATACTGAGAAAATTGCGCCCAACTCGCCCATATTTTCTGACCATTAATAATCCACTTATCGCCTTTTAATTCAGCTTTTGTTGACAGAGATGCTAAGTCAGAACCTGCGTTAGGTTCGGAAAATCCTTGGCACCAAATCTCATTTCCTGAGACTATTTGCGGTAAAAAACGTCGCTTTTGCTCTTCTGTTCCATATTCTAAAAGCGTGGGACCTAAAATATTGTTTCCAATGACGTTAAGAGAAGCAGGGGCGTTTACTCTACCACATTCCTCGTTAAAAATGATTTGATATACATTCTCTTTACCTTGCCCCCCGTATTCCTTTGGCCAAGTAAGACCTGCATACCCCGCCTCATAAACTTTCTTCTCCCAAATCTTTTTATTAATAATCATATTTTCGAAACGATCAGGCGAGTGATCATTTTTTGTCACTTCCGGTATTACTTCATTCAACCAATTTTTTAATCGTTCACGAAATTGTTCTTGTTCAGGAGTAAATAATAGATCCATCTTCCTCACCCCTCCTTGGATACAAATTTGTCATCACGATTTGTAATGAATTCTTTAATACTTTTACTTTCGCGGCGACTTTGTTCAAAGTATGTTTGGGCTTCATCCGACCAATGGGACATAACATGTGTGTCAAAATGGGCATTCAATGAATTTTCAAACCCTTGCATATCCATCGTACGATTAATGGAGTTTTTAATAATTGAAACTGTAAATGGAGGCATTTTTGAAATATGCTCCGCTAACTGTGTCACCGTATTCTCAAGCTCCTCTAATGGAACGACTTGGTTCACCATTCCTAATTCATAAGCTCTTTGGGCCGTAATATAATTTCCTGTAAATAGCATTTCCTTTGCAATTCTTGGTGGCAATACCCATGGATGACACAATATTTCTGCTGCTGCTGCTCCCATACGAACAACCGGATCTCCAAACTGTGCATCGTCTGAAGCAACAACTAAATCGCACATATTTGCGATCATAAAACCTGCTGCTAATGCATGGCCTTGCACTTGTGCAATAACCGGTTTCTTTAAACGCCACGAACGAAGTAATTTATCGTAAAAGTAATCTCGTTCGTAATACCATTTTCCTTCAATATTTGGCGGACGATTGATTGCCCCTTCTTCTACGGGATATAGTTTTAAATCATGCCCCGCGCAAAATGTTTTCCCTGCGCCTGATAAAACTACTACGCGAATCGAACTATCTCTTTCTGCATCAACAAAGGCAGCATCCATTTCTTCAATCATTCGACCATTTTGCGCATTACGCTTTTCTGGTCGGTTCATAATAATTCGTGCAATCGGTCCTTCTTTTTTATAAATAATCGTTTCAAATTCCATTTTCATCCCCCTAATTGGACTCATTTGTAACAACTACTTTCCCTAACTGCCGTTCATGCTCAAGGTAATGTAACGCTTCT
Coding sequences:
- a CDS encoding acetolactate synthase catalytic subunit; the encoded protein is MTLDLENQYTNAERAARALYKNGVREIFGQSNPQTIMLACEELGIRQIGFRQENAGSYMAQGYGMVSGKIPVVGAQNGPAAALLVPGLAEAYKSSHAIVAIVDDVPLCDEDRNAFQELDHFELFKGVAKWVKRVSHPDRIEALIDRAFIEASSGRPGPVVLLFPKDIMYSTKKSKANTTSEISFSHYPLDRPCANLDELQKAADLISKAKRPLIYAGGGVNTSGAQNILRKIQEEFNLPVATTTMGKGAVDENHPLTFGPIGYYMGNRSRTKYLREYVKQADVILLIGNRTNQNGTDSWTLLPEEATYIHLDISPSEIGRNYPSLRLAGDAKMSLEKLYELLEEQEVRRCSREEVKKVIVQSRQQYSQEVASYLEKKNEVLHIEHILVELNKQLEEDHIVVADASYSSIWISNFIDASGKRKFVFPRGIAGLGWGLPMAMGAKVAEPEKKVFCLCGDGGFAHVWSELETCMREGIDVIIGVINNGILGYQKHAELSKWGKHTSAIDIKKIDYVKIAEACEMKGIVIDHISDVESSLREAFQHKGSVLLDLRVDASSIPPLTFMQSFDSI
- a CDS encoding enoyl-CoA hydratase/isomerase family protein, whose product is MGNNVNVKVENQIAYIGMNRPNKRNSLATELVEELLGALREAEKNPEVRAIILYGEGKAFSAGGDIDTLQALENTADLLNYMQGAAEITNTIKNLDKLVVAAVHGFAAGAGFSLALACDFVVAHPETRFISSFTNVGLIPDLGLIRSLNGRVPSAIAKEWIVSGRPVSVEEASTHGLVNKVATGDVVADAAEYAQFIVAAPPLANKFVKYLVEHANEYSNETSLMQENVIQSLLLQTEDNREGIQAFFEKRKPKYKGI
- a CDS encoding SDR family NAD(P)-dependent oxidoreductase, yielding MQLTDKVAIVTGAARGIGFDIASKLSEEGATVLLIDKEESELSKAVQLLTNLKRNVQSYVLDVTDDFAVMSFLDQLRELNIKVDILINNAGISPKVDGVRRETHTIPINEWEQVLKVNLTAPFLFTKGVLPIMMEKGWGRIINISSVAGRQASKIAGSHYAATKSALIGFSRTVASEYGKYGITVNNVAPGRIESKMAEMATEQVAENFLRQVPLGKSGTPQDVSAAVLFLCSEGANYITGATIDVNGGIYMN
- a CDS encoding glucose 1-dehydrogenase, giving the protein MNDEFVGKVVVVTGAGTGLGRWIAEGFAKAGAHTVITGINLDECMDVAGGLQECRGKVIARQMDVTSLSEIKDTLQFVIDEFSRVDVLVNNAGLVWKRKALEVDESFFDQMNAVNVKGAFFVAQTFGAQMVQQQSGKIINITSAAGKLIRKGLANPIYNMNKGAINMMTKALAEEFSQYNVNVNAIGPGYFETGPVKERFVNPAVYETVIESTPLGKIGQADDIQGTALFLGSKLSDFITGQIIYVDGGRTIL
- a CDS encoding acyl-CoA dehydrogenase family protein, translated to MDLLFTPEQEQFRERLKNWLNEVIPEVTKNDHSPDRFENMIINKKIWEKKVYEAGYAGLTWPKEYGGQGKENVYQIIFNEECGRVNAPASLNVIGNNILGPTLLEYGTEEQKRRFLPQIVSGNEIWCQGFSEPNAGSDLASLSTKAELKGDKWIINGQKIWASWAQFSQYCILLARTDNQAKKHKGITFFLVPMNLKGVTVKPLVQMNNEKEFSEIFFDDVELDQHLVLGEVNDGWNVAMRALSFERGTNPLGKQAKFHKELVDLVKLATTIKDENGNSITDNPYFQQKIAKAFSELEVMKYMGYEVVNKLMNNQKITFESSVQKLYWSEYHKRFGDLAMEIQRDLSIFWEEDGLLDGKFQNIFLHSRAETIYAGTSEIQKNIIAERILEMPR
- a CDS encoding enoyl-CoA hydratase; translated protein: MEFETIIYKKEGPIARIIMNRPEKRNAQNGRMIEEMDAAFVDAERDSSIRVVVLSGAGKTFCAGHDLKLYPVEEGAINRPPNIEGKWYYERDYFYDKLLRSWRLKKPVIAQVQGHALAAGFMIANMCDLVVASDDAQFGDPVVRMGAAAAEILCHPWVLPPRIAKEMLFTGNYITAQRAYELGMVNQVVPLEELENTVTQLAEHISKMPPFTVSIIKNSINRTMDMQGFENSLNAHFDTHVMSHWSDEAQTYFEQSRRESKSIKEFITNRDDKFVSKEG